The DNA window CGGAAAGCAGATGCTTCTCGCCGTTAAGATACCGTGAAATGCTGGTTTTGCCGGTCTTTGCGGCTTTCGCCACATCGCTAATGGTTGCACGCGCCGCTTTCGCCATGGTGGCTTCCTTTGCTGAAAATCTGCCAACACCTTAGCGCGAAAAATAGCGATATCAAGCATTTTGCCCGGCAGAGGCGCGGCCGGGCAACATGAGGATGCGCTTATTGCAGCGGGCTGAGGGTGATTTCCACGCGACGGTTCTGCGCCTTGCCTTCCGCCGTGCTGTTGCTGGCGATGGGGTTCGCCGGGCCCATGCCGGTGGTGCGAATGCGGTTGGCCGCCACGCCCTGGGTGATCAGCGCGCTGGCGACGCTGTCAGCACGCTGCTGCGACAGACGCATATTCAGGTCCTTACTGCCGGTGCTGTCGGTGTAGCCGACGACGTTAACGGCGGTTTTCTCATACTCTTTCAGCACCATGGCCACGCCGGTCAGGGTGTTGGCGCCGGCCGGTTTCAGGTTGGCGCTGTTGCTGTCGAAAGTGACGTTATTCGGCATGTTCAGCACGATGTTGTCACCATTTCGCGTCACGCTGACCCCGGTTCCCTGCATTTTGTCGCGCAGCTTCGCTTCCTGCACGTCCATGTAGTAGCCAATGCCGCCGCCCAGCGCCGCGCCTGCCGCTGCGCCAATCAGCGCGCCTTTGCCGCGGTCGTGTTTGGAGGAGGAAAGCGCGCCGACGCCAGCGCCCACTAAGGAGCCAATACCTGCGCCAATACCGGATTTGCCTGCTTCACGCTCACCGGTATAGGGGTTGGTGGTGCAGCCGGAAACGGCCAGGGCGCCGCTGACCAGAGCCGCAATCATAAGTACGCGTTTTTTCATTTAATGTCCTTAATCCTTTTTATTCTTTGCCACAGCGAACGTGACGGTTGATTATGACGCGCGAATACGTAGAAAATTCCCCGCATACCATCTCATTTTGTAAATAACATTGAACGGCGCCGATTCGCGCCGTCACCACACCTGCCTTCGCTGACCAGGAGCCGCCTTTGCCAACCTCATCTGCAACCAAAACCATTTTAACCGCCGCCCACTGGGGACCGATGCTGGTGGAAA is part of the Klebsiella quasipneumoniae subsp. quasipneumoniae genome and encodes:
- a CDS encoding OmpA family lipoprotein; protein product: MKKRVLMIAALVSGALAVSGCTTNPYTGEREAGKSGIGAGIGSLVGAGVGALSSSKHDRGKGALIGAAAGAALGGGIGYYMDVQEAKLRDKMQGTGVSVTRNGDNIVLNMPNNVTFDSNSANLKPAGANTLTGVAMVLKEYEKTAVNVVGYTDSTGSKDLNMRLSQQRADSVASALITQGVAANRIRTTGMGPANPIASNSTAEGKAQNRRVEITLSPLQ